One part of the Mycolicibacterium aromaticivorans JS19b1 = JCM 16368 genome encodes these proteins:
- the purE gene encoding 5-(carboxyamino)imidazole ribonucleotide mutase produces the protein MTDKPAVGLIMGSDSDWPVMEAAAEALAEFEVPFEVGVVSAHRTPGRMLDYARGAAARDIKVIIAGAGGAAHLPGMVASATALPVIGVPVPLAKLDGLDSLLSIVQMPAGVPVATVSIGGARNAGLLAVRILAASDAALRKRMESFQDDLEAMVLEKDKALRERLLGE, from the coding sequence ATGACTGACAAACCGGCGGTCGGGCTGATCATGGGTTCGGACAGCGACTGGCCCGTCATGGAGGCGGCCGCCGAGGCGCTGGCCGAGTTCGAGGTGCCGTTCGAGGTCGGTGTCGTTTCGGCGCACCGCACCCCGGGACGCATGCTGGACTACGCGCGCGGCGCGGCGGCCCGCGACATCAAAGTGATCATCGCCGGCGCCGGTGGGGCGGCTCACCTACCCGGGATGGTGGCCTCCGCCACCGCGCTGCCGGTGATCGGCGTGCCGGTACCGCTGGCCAAGCTCGACGGCCTGGATTCGCTGCTGTCGATCGTGCAGATGCCGGCGGGCGTGCCGGTGGCCACTGTGTCGATCGGCGGCGCCCGCAATGCCGGGCTGCTGGCGGTACGTATTCTGGCGGCGTCGGATGCGGCGCTGCGCAAGCGGATGGAGAGCTTTCAGGACGACCTGGAGGCCATGGTTCTGGAGAAGGACAAGGCTTTGCGGGAGCGATTACTCGGCGAGTGA
- a CDS encoding 5-(carboxyamino)imidazole ribonucleotide synthase, translating into MVGGGQLARMTHQAAIALGQSLRVLAVSPDDPAAQVTPDVVIGAHTDLEALRRAAAGASALTFDHEHVPTELLDTLVAEGVTVAPPPEALVHAQDKLVMRRKLADLGAPIPRFTAVSGVDDVDAFAAAVGGPVVIKTVRGGYDGRGVVLARDRAHAREAVAGYLADGVPVLLEERVSMRRELAALVARSPFGQGAAWPIVETVQRDGICVTVVAPAPGLSEDLAAEAEQLGLRLAGELGVVGVLAVELFETTDGTLLVNELAMRPHNSGHWTMDGAVTSQFEQHVRAVLDYPLGDTRPIAPVTVMANVLGAPAAPAMSVDERLHHLFGRIPEAKVHLYGKAERPGRKVGHVNIVGVAPGDVDRVRERAERAAHWLSHAEWTDGWDGHSAND; encoded by the coding sequence ATGGTCGGCGGCGGGCAGCTGGCCAGGATGACCCACCAGGCGGCGATCGCCCTCGGACAGAGTCTGCGGGTCCTGGCGGTCAGTCCCGACGACCCCGCCGCTCAGGTGACCCCCGACGTCGTCATCGGTGCCCACACCGACCTCGAGGCGCTGCGTCGCGCGGCCGCAGGTGCGTCGGCGCTGACGTTCGACCACGAGCACGTGCCCACCGAGCTGCTGGACACGCTGGTCGCCGAGGGTGTCACCGTGGCGCCGCCGCCCGAAGCCCTGGTGCACGCCCAGGACAAGCTGGTGATGCGGCGCAAGCTGGCGGATCTGGGCGCACCAATCCCGCGATTCACCGCAGTCTCTGGTGTCGACGACGTCGACGCGTTCGCCGCTGCCGTGGGCGGTCCGGTGGTGATCAAGACCGTGCGCGGGGGTTACGACGGCCGCGGCGTGGTGTTGGCCCGTGATCGTGCCCACGCCCGGGAGGCGGTCGCGGGATACCTGGCCGACGGCGTTCCGGTGCTGCTCGAGGAGCGCGTGTCGATGCGTCGCGAGCTCGCGGCGCTGGTGGCGCGCTCCCCGTTCGGTCAGGGTGCGGCGTGGCCGATCGTGGAAACCGTGCAGCGTGACGGCATCTGCGTCACGGTCGTCGCACCCGCGCCGGGGTTGTCCGAGGACCTGGCCGCCGAAGCCGAGCAGCTGGGTCTGCGGCTGGCCGGTGAGCTGGGCGTGGTCGGGGTGCTGGCCGTCGAATTGTTCGAGACGACCGATGGCACGCTGCTGGTCAACGAGCTCGCGATGCGGCCGCACAACTCCGGGCACTGGACCATGGACGGGGCGGTGACCAGCCAGTTCGAACAGCACGTCCGGGCGGTCCTGGACTATCCGCTTGGCGACACCCGGCCGATCGCGCCGGTGACGGTGATGGCCAACGTGTTGGGCGCGCCGGCGGCTCCGGCGATGAGCGTCGACGAGCGGCTGCACCACTTGTTCGGCCGGATTCCGGAGGCGAAGGTCCACCTCTACGGCAAGGCTGAACGGCCTGGTCGCAAGGTGGGTCACGTCAACATCGTCGGAGTGGCGCCTGGTGACGTGGACCGGGTACGGGAACGCGCGGAACGGGCGGCACACTGGTTGTCACACGCGGAGTGGACGGATGGATGGGACGGGCACAGCGCCAATGACTGA
- a CDS encoding GtrA family protein, giving the protein MSFADATIARLPRPIRPFAERHHELIKFAIVGATTFIIDSAIFYTLKLTILEPKPVTAKVIAGIVAVIASYVLNREWSFRHRGGRERHHEALLFFGVSGVGVLLSMAPLWFSSYVLELRVPHVSLTNENIADFVSAYVLGNLLQMAFRFWAFRRWVFPDEFGPSHDKGLESTLTGGGFAEAMEDEYEAGATVTPLRRRRARNQERQLGDSSEPKVSKTS; this is encoded by the coding sequence GTGTCTTTTGCTGATGCCACCATCGCTCGGCTGCCCCGACCGATCCGGCCCTTCGCCGAGCGGCATCACGAGCTGATCAAGTTCGCGATCGTCGGCGCAACGACGTTCATCATCGACTCCGCGATCTTCTACACGCTGAAGCTCACGATCCTCGAGCCCAAGCCGGTCACCGCCAAGGTGATCGCGGGCATCGTCGCGGTGATCGCCTCGTACGTACTGAACCGCGAGTGGAGCTTCCGCCACCGCGGCGGCCGGGAGCGTCACCACGAGGCGTTGCTGTTTTTCGGGGTCAGCGGCGTCGGCGTGCTGCTGAGCATGGCCCCGTTGTGGTTCTCCAGTTACGTGCTGGAGCTGCGGGTGCCGCACGTCTCACTGACCAACGAGAACATCGCGGACTTCGTCTCCGCCTACGTGCTGGGCAACCTGCTGCAGATGGCGTTCCGGTTCTGGGCGTTCCGACGCTGGGTCTTCCCCGACGAGTTCGGCCCCAGCCACGACAAGGGACTGGAATCCACCCTCACCGGCGGCGGTTTCGCCGAGGCGATGGAGGACGAGTACGAAGCGGGCGCCACCGTCACGCCGCTGCGACGCAGGCGCGCCAGAAATCAGGAGCGTCAGCTGGGCGACTCTTCAGAGCCCAAAGTGTCGAAGACTTCGTGA
- a CDS encoding PH domain-containing protein has protein sequence MGYPENVLAANEQVVLHRHPHWKRLVGPILVLLIATILAAFVAALVNNTNWDPTAKKVLSGVIAAIWVILVGWLTLWKFFNWLTTHFVITDRRVMFRHGLLTRSGIDIPLARINSVEFRHGLLDRMLRTGTLIIESASQDPLEFDDIPRVERVHSLLYHEVFDTLGSEESPS, from the coding sequence GTGGGATATCCCGAGAACGTGCTGGCCGCGAACGAGCAGGTCGTGCTGCACCGTCACCCGCACTGGAAGCGGCTGGTCGGCCCCATCCTGGTTCTGCTGATCGCCACGATCCTGGCGGCCTTCGTGGCCGCGCTGGTGAACAACACCAACTGGGACCCCACCGCGAAGAAAGTGCTTTCCGGGGTGATCGCCGCTATCTGGGTGATCCTGGTCGGCTGGCTGACGTTGTGGAAGTTCTTTAATTGGCTCACAACGCATTTCGTGATCACGGACCGCCGGGTGATGTTCCGTCACGGGCTGCTGACCCGGTCGGGTATCGACATCCCGCTGGCGCGGATCAACAGTGTGGAATTCCGCCACGGTCTGCTCGACCGGATGTTGCGCACCGGCACGCTGATCATCGAGTCGGCGAGTCAAGATCCCCTGGAGTTCGACGATATTCCCCGCGTCGAGCGGGTGCATTCACTGCTGTATCACGAAGTCTTCGACACTTTGGGCTCTGAAGAGTCGCCCAGCTGA
- a CDS encoding DUF2510 domain-containing protein codes for MVEQGRSGRATVTCANGHGNPDGQYFCGECGDRLETAAVICLAGHANPGTRRFCGDCGAPLVAPPGVEPATSTARWSVDPTGRHQCRYWDGVRWTRHVADGGTLGVDRGSRRTESWVALVAGLITVALLAGAGADIWVQLSRDATTPSTATTSSAATTSSVAPAPPAPGPAAVASPCRPDSGGGVAADGSPTYCERLAGTDTYLWSLSPGDIPMPDVGQGGDPAVGVCMAQTGRTEAGCVEYLQPAQ; via the coding sequence GTGGTGGAGCAAGGGCGGTCCGGCAGGGCGACGGTGACCTGCGCCAACGGCCATGGCAACCCCGACGGACAGTATTTCTGCGGTGAGTGCGGCGACCGGCTGGAGACAGCGGCGGTCATCTGCCTGGCCGGGCACGCCAACCCCGGCACTCGGCGGTTCTGCGGTGATTGCGGCGCGCCGCTGGTCGCACCGCCTGGCGTCGAGCCTGCGACGTCGACGGCCCGCTGGTCAGTCGATCCCACCGGCCGGCACCAATGCCGGTACTGGGACGGCGTGCGCTGGACCCGGCACGTCGCCGACGGCGGAACCCTCGGGGTGGACCGCGGCTCCAGGCGGACCGAGTCCTGGGTTGCGCTCGTCGCCGGGCTCATCACGGTGGCATTGCTGGCCGGTGCCGGCGCCGACATCTGGGTTCAGTTGTCGCGCGACGCAACCACACCGTCCACCGCAACAACGTCATCCGCAGCAACCACGTCGTCGGTCGCCCCGGCACCGCCCGCGCCGGGGCCCGCCGCGGTCGCAAGCCCCTGCCGGCCCGACAGCGGCGGCGGCGTGGCCGCCGACGGTTCACCCACCTACTGTGAGCGCCTCGCCGGCACCGACACCTACCTGTGGTCGCTGTCGCCGGGCGACATCCCGATGCCCGATGTCGGGCAGGGTGGCGACCCGGCCGTGGGGGTCTGCATGGCCCAAACCGGCCGCACCGAAGCCGGCTGCGTCGAATATCTCCAACCTGCCCAGTGA
- a CDS encoding carbohydrate-binding domain-containing protein, which produces MFRLCSAAVVALSVVWGAVLAVTPPARAADKASFEAETMTLSTTSGAKVVTDAAASGGTALGLTGAVTVSTTLALPQSIQVVVRARGLQCFGAPVAAVLVDGAVIARSPITASKWTDYTATATVAPGTHTVGVKFANPQWFFCVRALYIDTVSIVATASTPSDGLTTAPVADLPGWKHIMADNFTKDAALGSWANPSDPAKIVYVGADGQQWLTYPQTFTDTYQHRPYRADQVLSVNNGTLDYYLHNVAGQPAGANPSPVLPNGTQYQTYGRYSVRLKADTSTLSEYHIAFLLWPQSELWPADGEEDFPEGALSSTSNAYAHYARSAGGQDGVNTGTAFTDWHVYTIEWLPGHVRFYLDDALVMDSTKYVPSKPMRWQLQIETDGNGTNSGHVLVDWVSIWSYAGS; this is translated from the coding sequence ATGTTCCGGTTGTGCTCGGCTGCAGTGGTGGCCCTCTCGGTTGTCTGGGGTGCGGTGCTGGCCGTGACGCCGCCCGCACGAGCGGCGGACAAGGCTTCGTTCGAAGCCGAGACGATGACCCTCTCGACGACCAGCGGTGCCAAAGTCGTCACAGACGCGGCGGCATCCGGCGGCACGGCGCTAGGGCTCACCGGAGCAGTGACGGTGTCGACGACCCTCGCGCTGCCGCAATCCATTCAAGTTGTCGTGCGCGCCAGGGGATTGCAGTGTTTCGGTGCTCCGGTCGCTGCGGTGCTCGTCGACGGCGCCGTGATCGCGCGCAGTCCGATCACGGCGAGCAAGTGGACCGATTACACGGCGACTGCCACTGTCGCGCCCGGCACGCACACTGTCGGCGTCAAATTCGCCAACCCGCAGTGGTTCTTCTGCGTCCGCGCGTTGTACATCGACACCGTCAGCATCGTCGCGACGGCAAGCACCCCGTCAGACGGACTGACCACTGCGCCGGTGGCCGACCTTCCCGGCTGGAAACACATCATGGCGGACAACTTCACCAAGGACGCCGCGCTGGGCAGCTGGGCCAACCCGTCGGACCCGGCCAAGATCGTCTACGTGGGCGCCGACGGCCAACAGTGGCTGACCTATCCGCAGACCTTCACCGACACCTACCAACACCGCCCGTACCGTGCCGACCAAGTGCTCAGCGTCAATAACGGAACCCTGGACTATTACCTGCACAACGTCGCAGGCCAACCCGCGGGGGCGAACCCGTCGCCGGTCTTGCCCAACGGAACTCAGTACCAGACGTATGGCCGCTACTCGGTCCGGCTCAAGGCCGACACGTCCACGCTGAGCGAATATCACATCGCGTTCCTGCTTTGGCCGCAGTCCGAGCTGTGGCCCGCCGACGGTGAAGAAGACTTCCCGGAGGGCGCGTTGTCGTCGACGTCGAATGCGTACGCCCACTACGCCCGCTCGGCAGGTGGTCAGGACGGCGTCAACACCGGCACGGCATTCACCGATTGGCACGTCTACACGATCGAGTGGTTGCCGGGCCATGTCCGGTTCTATCTGGACGACGCGCTGGTGATGGACAGCACCAAATACGTACCCAGCAAGCCCATGCGCTGGCAACTGCAGATCGAGACCGACGGGAACGGCACCAATAGCGGCCATGTGCTGGTCGACTGGGTTTCGATCTGGTCGTATGCGGGCAGTTGA
- a CDS encoding glycoside hydrolase family 16 protein — protein sequence MPVPISRAARVAISLTSVAAGTLALTVGSAALLRPVADAQSGNGNCPNTAAAAHGWGEPNRADNFDGPGSLNQWSIYDGPGHDGNGRRTRDAISATDGQLTITGDPQGNSGGMALLPGQLHGRWEACVKSSPASPDYHALLLLWPDAENWPVGGEVDFMEIADPARQSVEGWLHYGPNDERESSAVRIDATQWHSWAVEWTPQRIAMFVDGVQWWEATDPAHFPPGPMHLCIQLDNFGGDLNNGGSMAVDWVRQYSA from the coding sequence ATGCCAGTCCCCATCTCGCGGGCCGCTCGCGTGGCGATTTCACTGACCAGCGTCGCGGCGGGAACCCTCGCGCTCACTGTCGGATCGGCCGCGCTCCTGCGTCCGGTCGCCGATGCCCAGTCGGGTAACGGCAATTGCCCCAACACCGCCGCCGCGGCGCACGGCTGGGGCGAACCCAACCGCGCCGACAACTTCGACGGGCCCGGATCGCTCAACCAGTGGTCGATCTATGACGGACCGGGCCACGACGGAAACGGCCGCCGGACGCGCGACGCGATCTCGGCGACGGACGGCCAACTCACGATTACCGGTGATCCGCAAGGAAACTCGGGCGGCATGGCCTTACTGCCGGGCCAGCTGCACGGCCGCTGGGAGGCCTGCGTCAAATCCTCGCCTGCCTCCCCCGACTACCACGCGCTGCTCCTACTGTGGCCCGACGCCGAAAACTGGCCGGTCGGTGGTGAAGTCGACTTCATGGAGATCGCCGATCCTGCCCGCCAGTCCGTCGAGGGCTGGCTGCACTACGGCCCCAACGACGAGCGCGAGTCGAGCGCGGTGCGGATCGACGCCACGCAGTGGCACAGCTGGGCGGTCGAATGGACCCCGCAGCGGATCGCGATGTTCGTCGACGGCGTCCAGTGGTGGGAGGCCACCGACCCGGCGCACTTTCCTCCCGGGCCGATGCATCTGTGCATTCAGCTGGACAATTTCGGCGGCGACCTCAACAACGGAGGGTCGATGGCGGTCGACTGGGTCCGCCAGTATTCGGCCTAG
- a CDS encoding lipopolysaccharide biosynthesis protein, with protein sequence MGVSGRGLAQPAAQGIRLMVTTDVVPPAAGRNMTVNSISLIASSLLTGILGLVFWGAAGRLYPAAEVGVAAALITSALMLSMLSMLSIDTVYERFLPLAGEKAGTLITRGYLLVAVTALLAGWALVAFGPRDELFTSRWAMVGYPLLVMVLAVFTLLDKTAVGLGVTKWSAVKNLVHAVIKLAVLFALVWTGSGASIVLAWGATAAAGTLLVLAAMRRRWRTHAQFRQPSELPARAQLLSYVGSSFGITTLWIIGPLVVPLIIVSRFGAAANAHFAVTWAIINALYFAVHLVMSPFVAEVAAHPDKVAALSTRMVQMMAVVSVVGSLGLVVIGPWVLGIIGSDYRAEGQGLLLLAAAFVPLSAVSAVYEGFARVRRKLTLMVVMRCVSTTIVVAGTVLITAHVGVIGVGWAYLAAEAIPAVVLLPPAIRWLHRARALGAL encoded by the coding sequence GTGGGTGTATCTGGTCGCGGCCTGGCGCAACCGGCTGCGCAGGGCATCCGGCTGATGGTGACCACCGACGTCGTGCCGCCGGCCGCGGGACGCAACATGACGGTCAACTCGATTTCGTTGATCGCCTCCAGCCTGCTGACCGGGATCTTGGGTCTGGTGTTCTGGGGAGCCGCCGGCCGGCTTTACCCCGCAGCCGAAGTCGGGGTGGCCGCCGCATTGATCACCTCGGCACTGATGTTGTCGATGTTGTCGATGCTCAGCATCGACACGGTCTACGAACGCTTCCTGCCGTTGGCCGGCGAGAAGGCCGGGACGCTGATCACACGCGGCTACCTGCTCGTCGCGGTGACCGCGCTGCTGGCCGGGTGGGCGCTGGTGGCCTTCGGCCCGCGCGACGAACTGTTCACCTCGCGCTGGGCGATGGTGGGTTACCCCTTGCTGGTCATGGTGCTGGCGGTGTTCACCCTGTTGGACAAGACCGCCGTCGGGCTCGGGGTGACGAAGTGGTCGGCGGTGAAGAACCTGGTCCATGCGGTCATCAAACTGGCGGTTCTGTTCGCCCTGGTCTGGACCGGCAGCGGCGCCTCGATCGTGCTGGCCTGGGGGGCGACTGCTGCTGCCGGGACACTGTTGGTGTTGGCGGCGATGCGCCGGCGGTGGCGCACGCATGCCCAGTTCCGGCAGCCGTCCGAACTGCCCGCGCGCGCCCAGTTGCTGTCGTATGTCGGGTCGTCCTTCGGGATCACCACCCTGTGGATCATCGGGCCCCTCGTGGTGCCGCTGATCATCGTCAGCAGGTTCGGTGCGGCCGCCAACGCGCACTTCGCGGTGACCTGGGCGATCATCAACGCCCTGTACTTCGCGGTGCATCTGGTGATGAGCCCGTTCGTGGCCGAGGTGGCCGCCCACCCCGACAAGGTCGCGGCCCTGTCGACCCGGATGGTGCAGATGATGGCCGTCGTGTCCGTGGTCGGTTCGCTCGGGCTGGTCGTGATCGGTCCCTGGGTGCTGGGCATCATCGGCTCCGACTATCGCGCCGAGGGACAGGGACTGCTTCTGCTGGCGGCGGCGTTCGTGCCGTTGTCGGCGGTGAGCGCGGTGTATGAAGGATTCGCGCGGGTGCGCCGCAAGCTGACCCTGATGGTGGTCATGCGGTGCGTGTCCACCACGATCGTGGTCGCCGGCACCGTGCTGATCACCGCTCACGTCGGCGTGATCGGCGTCGGGTGGGCTTATCTTGCGGCCGAAGCGATTCCGGCGGTGGTCTTGTTGCCGCCGGCGATCCGCTGGCTGCATCGCGCCCGGGCCCTCGGCGCGCTCTAG
- a CDS encoding glycosyltransferase family 2 protein, translating into MNASDSACLTLAPVLPNPDRPSWSGAVWIGEVWLDAVESADRASAHSGTPAQCLLQNAEGFSRARLLVRDRQRAVGFVDIAVTDGQVAFTELRDQVGAQRQCAARPALASAARPSARSAHVTVVLCTRDRTALLKSAVASVLAAEHPDFDVLIIDNAPRSDATREFVTSLADSRVRLITEPVPGLSRARNTGLLAATGDIVAFVDDDVVVDRDWLSVLVKGFGYGDSVGCVSGMVPAGELRTPAQAYFENRAGWTESAEVRIFEWSQAPHDVPLYPFEVRYYGTGANFAVDRQVALSLGGFDERLGAGTRVSGGEDIDMFFRILRSGRQLVREPAAIAWHRHRATVDDLRAQTRGYGLGLGAWLAKLASDPAMAFLALKTVVRRRPALVRHLRSTARRAAPSITVRSDLPSDIGNGTWRFIAAGAWVYLVAAWRNRLRRASG; encoded by the coding sequence GTGAACGCATCCGATTCCGCCTGCCTGACTCTGGCGCCCGTGCTGCCGAACCCGGATCGGCCGAGCTGGAGCGGGGCTGTCTGGATTGGTGAGGTGTGGCTCGACGCAGTCGAATCCGCCGACCGGGCGAGCGCGCACTCCGGTACACCTGCGCAGTGCCTATTGCAGAATGCGGAGGGATTCTCCCGCGCACGGCTGTTGGTTCGCGATCGGCAACGGGCGGTCGGCTTTGTCGACATCGCCGTCACCGACGGCCAGGTTGCGTTCACGGAATTGCGGGATCAGGTCGGTGCGCAACGACAGTGCGCGGCGCGACCAGCACTGGCTTCAGCCGCGCGCCCATCGGCCCGGTCGGCGCACGTGACCGTGGTGTTGTGCACGCGTGATCGCACCGCCCTGCTGAAGTCGGCGGTGGCCTCCGTTCTTGCCGCCGAGCATCCCGATTTCGACGTTCTGATCATCGACAACGCACCCCGCAGCGACGCGACGCGGGAGTTCGTCACGAGTCTCGCCGACTCGCGGGTGCGGTTGATCACCGAGCCGGTGCCCGGCCTTTCCCGGGCACGGAACACCGGCCTGTTGGCGGCAACCGGGGACATCGTCGCCTTCGTCGACGACGATGTCGTCGTCGACCGGGACTGGTTGAGCGTCCTGGTCAAGGGGTTCGGTTACGGCGACTCGGTCGGATGTGTCTCCGGGATGGTGCCGGCCGGCGAACTGCGCACCCCCGCGCAGGCCTACTTCGAGAATCGGGCCGGGTGGACGGAATCGGCGGAGGTCCGCATCTTCGAGTGGTCGCAGGCACCGCACGACGTTCCGCTGTATCCCTTCGAAGTCCGGTACTACGGAACGGGAGCCAACTTCGCCGTCGACCGGCAGGTCGCATTGAGCCTCGGCGGATTCGACGAACGACTCGGTGCGGGAACGCGAGTCAGCGGCGGCGAGGACATCGACATGTTCTTCCGCATCCTGCGGTCGGGCCGACAACTCGTCCGTGAACCCGCCGCGATCGCGTGGCACCGGCACCGGGCGACAGTCGATGACCTGCGGGCGCAGACTCGCGGCTACGGACTGGGTTTGGGGGCCTGGTTGGCCAAGCTCGCGTCCGATCCGGCAATGGCGTTCCTCGCGCTGAAGACGGTGGTGCGGCGCAGGCCGGCGCTCGTTCGCCATCTGCGGTCCACGGCACGGCGAGCCGCTCCGTCGATCACGGTGCGATCCGATTTGCCGTCCGACATCGGCAATGGCACATGGCGATTCATCGCCGCCGGGGCGTGGGTGTATCTGGTCGCGGCCTGGCGCAACCGGCTGCGCAGGGCATCCGGCTGA
- a CDS encoding glycosyltransferase family 2 protein, which translates to MTRELSLSVVICAYTTARWERLRHAAESVLTGSANPVELIMVIDHCDELLSAARQLFDGDTRVRVIPNDEARGLSGARNTGVRAARGDVVAFLDDDAVAQPGWADDLRDHYRDQTVAGVGGYASPVWPDSRPNWIPPEFDWVVGCSYVGQPEQLAPVRNPIGCNMSLRRSVLDTVGGFRSEVGRVGATPVGCEETELFIRVRAVDATNQVLFDPDIRVEHHVSDDRTTLRYFVRRCYHEGMSKAVVTEMTGAAAGLSSERSYVRRVLPTAVAREVRSMTADGLARAAAICLGLAATTLGFARAKVSRTLSRRAP; encoded by the coding sequence ATGACACGCGAGTTGAGCCTGTCCGTGGTGATCTGTGCCTACACCACCGCCCGCTGGGAGCGGCTGCGACATGCGGCCGAGTCGGTCTTGACCGGCAGCGCCAACCCGGTCGAGCTGATCATGGTGATCGACCACTGCGACGAGTTGCTGTCCGCCGCCAGGCAACTTTTCGACGGTGACACCCGGGTTCGGGTGATTCCGAACGACGAGGCCCGCGGACTGTCGGGAGCGCGTAACACCGGTGTCCGCGCCGCCCGCGGCGACGTGGTGGCCTTCCTCGACGACGATGCGGTGGCGCAGCCAGGCTGGGCCGACGACCTGCGTGATCACTATCGGGACCAGACCGTCGCCGGCGTCGGCGGGTACGCCAGCCCGGTGTGGCCGGACAGCCGACCGAATTGGATTCCGCCCGAATTCGACTGGGTGGTCGGTTGCAGCTACGTCGGGCAGCCGGAACAGCTTGCCCCGGTGCGTAACCCGATCGGTTGCAACATGTCGCTGCGCCGTTCGGTCCTCGATACGGTCGGCGGGTTTCGGTCCGAAGTGGGACGGGTGGGCGCCACTCCGGTCGGCTGTGAGGAAACCGAGTTGTTCATCCGGGTCCGTGCGGTCGACGCCACCAACCAGGTGCTGTTCGACCCCGACATCCGGGTCGAGCACCATGTATCCGACGATCGGACCACGCTGCGGTACTTCGTTCGGCGGTGCTATCACGAAGGCATGTCGAAGGCGGTTGTCACCGAGATGACCGGGGCGGCTGCTGGATTGAGCAGCGAGCGGTCCTACGTTCGACGGGTGTTGCCGACCGCCGTTGCCCGCGAGGTGAGATCGATGACTGCCGACGGGCTGGCCCGGGCAGCGGCCATCTGCCTGGGGCTGGCCGCAACGACGCTGGGCTTCGCCAGGGCCAAGGTCAGCCGAACCCTGTCCCGGAGGGCGCCGTGA
- a CDS encoding glycosyltransferase family 2 protein yields the protein MTRQATVRQAIPSERHTWRGGGARRPKVSLCIPAYQAGEFLRDTLDSVLAQDFPDLEILVVDNHSTDETPAILDSITDDRVRVVRNESTLSAAENHNLAVELSRGEFVKVISADDTLKHNCVAAQAAVLQSNPDVTVVASRTDFIDDSGALLFKARGLRGLLGHKTGEQVIRQIVRSAKNPVGAPVSVMFRRSDFDRCGGFSGPHVFTLDMDLWARLLGLGHFYGMPETLAAYRIRGGSLTALTSARSQLVQQDTFTRKLIDDPRWEIRYMDKLLGKLNRYDVLFKRVMLFKLSSVRASRRSRNPVR from the coding sequence ATGACGAGGCAGGCGACCGTGCGGCAGGCCATCCCGTCGGAGCGACATACCTGGCGAGGCGGCGGGGCCAGACGCCCCAAAGTCTCGCTCTGCATACCCGCCTACCAGGCGGGCGAGTTCCTGCGCGACACGCTCGACAGCGTTCTTGCGCAGGACTTTCCGGACCTGGAGATCCTCGTCGTCGACAATCACAGCACCGACGAGACACCGGCGATCCTCGACAGCATCACCGACGATCGCGTGCGGGTGGTCCGCAACGAGTCCACCCTGTCGGCGGCGGAGAACCACAACCTGGCGGTCGAGCTCAGCCGCGGTGAATTCGTCAAAGTGATCAGTGCAGACGACACACTCAAGCACAACTGCGTCGCCGCGCAGGCCGCCGTTCTGCAGAGCAATCCGGACGTGACAGTGGTGGCCAGCCGCACCGATTTCATCGACGACTCGGGTGCGCTGCTGTTCAAGGCCAGGGGGCTGCGTGGGCTCCTCGGACATAAGACGGGCGAACAGGTGATCCGGCAGATCGTTCGCAGCGCCAAGAACCCCGTCGGCGCGCCGGTATCAGTCATGTTCCGCCGCAGCGACTTCGACCGATGCGGCGGCTTCAGCGGGCCGCACGTGTTCACCCTAGACATGGACCTGTGGGCCAGGCTGCTGGGTCTCGGCCACTTCTACGGCATGCCCGAAACCCTGGCGGCCTACCGCATCCGCGGCGGGTCGCTCACCGCGTTGACCTCGGCGCGATCGCAACTGGTGCAGCAGGATACGTTCACCCGCAAGCTCATCGACGATCCGCGGTGGGAGATTCGGTACATGGACAAGCTGCTCGGCAAGCTGAACCGCTACGACGTGCTGTTCAAACGGGTGATGCTGTTCAAGCTCAGCAGTGTGCGGGCGTCGCGACGATCCCGGAACCCGGTGAGATGA